The Tautonia plasticadhaerens nucleotide sequence GAGGCATGGGCCAGGATGCCGGGCCACGAGTGCCGAAGACCATGAACAACGACGAGGATTCCAGGACGAGGACTGAGATGAGCTTCGGAGTACGGATGAGGACGACGATCGAGCCGACGGGGCCGTGGAGGAGGCCCGCCCGATCCCTCGGCACGGGCGGGACGTGGCTCCTCGTGGGGCTGATGCTCGCCTCATCGATGGCGTCGGTCCGTGCCGACGAGCCGCCGGCCGAGGTGGTCGTCCGCCCCGAGCCCGCCCCCGGACCGCTGGACAATCCGCTCAAGGGCTGGTGCCCCTACACCGACGCCGGGCCGATCCGCCAGCCCTACTCGATGGTCTTCCTCTACGCCCCCTGGAAGGAGTTGGAGCCCGAGGAGGGCCGCTACGCCTTCGAGCAATGGGAACGTCGGGCCTGGGCTGCGCCCGAGGCCCAGGGCAAGCACGTCGTCCTGCGGGTCTACATCGACTACCCCGGCCGGCCCTCGGGCCTGCCCGGCTGGCTCAAGGACCAAGGCGTCACGCTGACGCCGTATGAGGACCACGGCGGCGGGCTCTCGCCCGACTACGACGACCCCCGGATGGTGGCGGCGCTGGAGCGGCTGATCGAGGCGATGGGCCGCCGCTACAACGCCCACCCCAGGGTGGCCTTCCTCCAGCTCGGCCTGCTGGGCTTCTGGGGCGAGTGGCACACCTGGCCCCGCAGCGAGCTGTACGCCAGCCCGCAGACCGAGCAGCGGGTCATCGAGGCGTACCGGAGGGCATTCCCCGACACGCTCCTCCAGGCCCGCTACGCCAGGGACTTCGCCGGGGAGCAGCCGTGGCTGGGCTTCCACGACGACATGTTCCCCGAGGACACCGACAACGGCCGGGACTGGTCGTTCCTGGCCGGGCTCCGCCGGTCGGGCCGCACCGACAACTGGCAGCGGGCGGCCATCGGCGGCGAGATGGTGCCGCACCGGGCGACGGCGTGGCTCGGGCCGGAGTACCGCCAGACCGTCGAGATGCTGGAGCGGGGGCACTTCACGTGGATCGGCCCGTACTGCCCGGCTCTGGGACGCTCGCAAGGCCCGGAGTTCCGGGAGCGGGGCGAGGCCCTGGTGCGACGGATGGGCTACCAGTTCCGGCTCGACGAGATCCGGCACCCCGCCTCCGTCGTCCGGGATGAGCCGCTCAAGGTCGTGATCCGAGGCGAGAATGAGGGGGTCGCCCCGTTCTACTACCCCTGGCAGGCGGAGCTGGCCCTGCTGGACGAGTCGGGCGAGCCGGTCGAGTGGCTGCGGCTGGACTGCGACGTGCGATCATGGCTTCCGGGGCCGTTCCGGGTCGAGGAGGCGGTCGGCGTCCAGGCCCCGGCGGGCCGCTACCGCCTGGCCCTGGGCATCATCGACCCCTGGACCGATCGCCCGTCCATCGCCTTCGCCAACGAGCTGGACCGCCAGGGGGGCTGGGCCGTGCTCTCGGCGCTCGTCGTCGAGTCGAGGCAGGTCGGTGACCGGCCCTGATCCGAATGGCGGGCACGATCGACCGACCCCCGATCCGGCCCTGCTCGATGTCGCCTGCGATGTGGCGATCCGTCTCAAGGGCCACGGCGACTACAAAGGGCGGAGCGGGGCGCTGAAGGCGCTGGCCAGGCGAGCCCCCGGCTTCACCGAGGAAGTGTACCGTGACACCCTCGACCTGCTCTGCGGGGCCTACGACCGGGCCGTCGAGGCGATCCGAACTCACCGGCGGGAGCGGCCGGGGAAGACGAGTCGGTTCGCCGAGTTCGAGGACATCGACCTCGACGCCTGCCTGGTCGAGCTGGAGGCGATCGGGCCGGGCGTGGCGACGGAGCAGAAGCGGGCCATCCTGACCTGGGTGATCTACTGGCACGACCTGAAGTAGATGCCCATGGGTGCCCGGCGAATCGTGCGGATCATGGCCCGGTTGCCGACGCCGGGACCATCAGCTCGACGAGCCTGTGCCAATGCCGCTCCGTGGCGAACGTCATGGCCCGCCTCCCGATCCCGAGACGGACCAGCATACGTAGGATCGGGGTCCGCCTCCTCGCCCGCCTGGCCGCCTCATCGTAGAGCCACTCCCGGTCGAAACAGGCCCACTCCCCGGCGATGGACAGCAGGTTGGGGAAGACGACGGGAGCGACCTCGAAGAGGTAGATCTCCCTCAGCTCACCGACGCTGTAGCCCGACCGCCTCATGGCCTCGGCGATCCGCCGCAGGTCGTCCTCCGCAAGCTCCGTGTCGAGCCACAACTCGGAGAGTGCGGCCCAGACCGGCTCCCTCCGCCCGATCTCTGCCTCGACGAATGCCATCGCATCACCCCTCCCGGACGAATGGCCCCGCTCACTGGGCGAGGCCCACGACCGCCCGCATCACGAGGCTCATCAGCCCGACGACCATGGCCAGGGAGATCCCCACGGCGACGAGCGAGAGCCCGAGCCGGTCCGGGGGCCGCCATCGCAGCCGGGGCAGGAGCACCCGCACGACGAGCAGGGCCATGAGCCCAAGGACGACGCACGGCGTCAGGATGATGGCGAGGATCGACAACCGGTCCCCGAGATTCGAGGCGGACCTCGTGAACAGCGTCGGCGCAGAGGCCCGGTCGAGGGCGAGGCCGACTGCTACGGCCGCCACCATGGCCAGGACATCGGCCAATGAGAGTCGATGCCCTCCTGCCGTCCTGCCCGTTGAGCCCATCACGGTGCCCCCGACGGCCCTGGGCCACGGCCTTCGTCGGTGCTCTGCTCCCCGGTCGTCCGGGCGTCCCGGCTGCGATACTCGGTCGTCAGCATCCCGGCGAAGCCCCAGTTCTCGGGATCGACCTCCTCGATGATCACGTGGGTGTGCTCCGGCCGCTTCCCGAGCACCCGCCGGAGCGTCTGCGTAATCTCGGCGACGACCTGCCGCTTCTGCTCCGCCGTCACGCCGTCACGGGTGATCCTCACGTTGACGACCGGCATGGCCTAACCTCGATGAGGATGGAGGGATTGGGTACGGAGATGCGGGCGGTCGATCGATGTTCGGCGGCACCTCGCCGATCGACCCAAGGTATCATGGACGAGGCGTGAGCGACGAGGGCCACCACCGCCGGCCGACCGCCGATGTCGGTCCTCGGGAGATGCCTCCTCCCAGGGGAGCATCGTGATGATCGGCATCGAAGGCCCACTACCTCGTCTAGACAACTCCGATTCTCGTGCCGGGCGGGGTACGGATCGGTTTCGGGGCGAGCTCCCATGAACGACACGCCGCTGCACAGGGCCGAGACCGCCGAGGAGGCGGAGCGGCTCATCGATGGAGGCTGTCGGGTCGATCGCCCCGGCTGGATGGGGGCCACGCCGCTGTTCCGGGCGGCGGAACGGGGGCTGACCGAGGTCGCCCGTGCCCTGATCCGCCGGGGGGCCAACGTCAACGCCGGGCGGCCCGATCGCCCGACGGCCCTGCACTACGCCGCCAATGCCGAGGTGGCGGGCGTCCTGACCGACGCCGGGGCGGAGGTCGAGGCCCTCGATGGGATCGGCCGATCGCCCCTGCACTGGGCCGCTCAGTTCGGGCGGCCTGACGTGGCCGAACTCCTGATCCGCTCCGGGTCCGAGGTCAACCGCCCGGCGGCCGACGGGATGACCCCGCTGCACTGGGCCGCCCAGGAGGGCCGGGCCGAGGTCGTCCGGCTCTTGCTTCGTGAAGGGGCGGAGGCCGATCGGCAGGATGGCCGGGGCCGCACGCCGCTGCATCGGGCCGCCTGGCGGGGCCAGGCCGAGGTCGTGGAGGTGCTGCTCGACGCCGGAGCCGACGCAGGGATACGGAACAAGGGCGGCCAGACTCCCCGACACGAGGCCGAGTCGAACGGCCACGAGGCGACGGCGAAACGCCTGGAAGCAGCCCAGGGCAAGTCGGTCCGAGCGGAAAAGGTGCTCACGGAGCCACCGGCGAGGAGGTCGCTCGCTCTGACGAAGGTCAGGACGCACCCGCTGCGGCCCGAGGCGGTCACCGTCGCCGATCAGGCGGCCCTGCACCGCTGGGGACTCGGGGAGCCGCCGGGGGTCGTCACCGGCCTCCAGGCCCATCACCCCTGGTTCACCGACATGGCCGTGGACCCGCAGGGCGACGTGTTCGCCGTGACCACGCCCGGTCAGGCGATCGAGCTGCGGCGGTGGGATGACCTCCGGGTCGTGGCCCAGGTCGCCTGCCCCACCGAGGGCCGGTCCGGCTGGCAGGCCCTCGACTTTTCCCCGGACGGGCGCTGGCTCGCCGTCGCCGGCTCCTACGAGCTGGTCCGGCTCATCGACCGGGCCACCGGGGAGGTCGTCGCCACGGAGGAGGCCGGGGAAGGGACGTGCTGCGTGCGGTTCGACCCGTCGTCCCGCCTGCTGGCCACCGCCTGCTCGTTCCAGGGCGGCGGGCACGTGCGGATCGACCGGATCGAGGGCGGCCGGCTGGTGCCGGTGGCCGAGCTCGACCGGAGCGATCATCGGACGCCCGGCAAGCGATTCGTGGACACGCTGGCCCACCTGGCATTCAGCCCCGACGGAGGGTCGCTGGCCCTGTTCGAGACCTCGGCGATCTACCCCGACGCCCGGCCGATGGGGTGGCGGGGCGATGTGGTGGTGTACGAGGCCGGGACGTGGGCGCAGCGGTGGGCCGCCTCGGTCGATGCCGAGGCGACCGGGGATGGCCGCAACCTCGCCCAGGCGGGGCACGAGTTGGGATTCCTCACCGAGGTGCTCTTCGTGGACGACGAGACGCTGGCCTGCGGGGCGACCGGCGGCCACGTCCTGTTCTACCGGGTCGCCGACGGCAAGCTCCTGCGGCGGGTCCGTGTCCACCCCGAGGCCCCGGTCGTGTCGCTCGCCCTGGAGCCTTCGGGACGGGCCGTCTGGGCGGCCCTAGGCGTGGGCGGCGGCACGCTGGCCCGTGTCCCCCTTTGACGTTCCCGTTCGGCCGGTGATCCTGATGGGCGGCCCCGGAGCGACCCCATGCCGACCTTCGCCGACCTCGGCATCCCGTTCCCGCTCTTCGAGGCCCCGACGGACGATGCGAGCGACTACGCCGGCCTGGCCACCTGCCGCCTCTGCGGCGTCGGGGGCCGGCACTGCTTCGAGCCGGGCGGCGGCGATGACCTGATCGTCCCCTGTGCGTCCTGCGGCGTCGAGAACCGGCTCTCTGCCGGTGCCCGGAGGGACGTGCCCTGCCGTGGTTGCGGCTCGACGGTCCCGTTCCCCGAACCGCTCAAGGCCAGGAAGCAGCTCCTCGCCTGCTACGACTGCCTGCGGACGGGCAGGGCGGCGATGGCCAAGGATACCGAGTTCGGGATGGTCTCGTGAATGGAGGCGAGCCGGGGCGTCACGCACGGCGTTCCGGGGCTGCGGACGGACCAGTTCGAGGTCGTCCCCATCGACCCGGACGAGGACTGGTACGGCATCCGTGTGCCGACCGAGCACCTGTGGGAGCTGCTCCGCACGCCCGGCTTCCACTCCTGGCAGGGCGAGCGATGGCTATTCTGCTGCCGGCAGCCCATGACCTACCTGGGCGGCT carries:
- a CDS encoding DUF4832 domain-containing protein — encoded protein: MSFGVRMRTTIEPTGPWRRPARSLGTGGTWLLVGLMLASSMASVRADEPPAEVVVRPEPAPGPLDNPLKGWCPYTDAGPIRQPYSMVFLYAPWKELEPEEGRYAFEQWERRAWAAPEAQGKHVVLRVYIDYPGRPSGLPGWLKDQGVTLTPYEDHGGGLSPDYDDPRMVAALERLIEAMGRRYNAHPRVAFLQLGLLGFWGEWHTWPRSELYASPQTEQRVIEAYRRAFPDTLLQARYARDFAGEQPWLGFHDDMFPEDTDNGRDWSFLAGLRRSGRTDNWQRAAIGGEMVPHRATAWLGPEYRQTVEMLERGHFTWIGPYCPALGRSQGPEFRERGEALVRRMGYQFRLDEIRHPASVVRDEPLKVVIRGENEGVAPFYYPWQAELALLDESGEPVEWLRLDCDVRSWLPGPFRVEEAVGVQAPAGRYRLALGIIDPWTDRPSIAFANELDRQGGWAVLSALVVESRQVGDRP
- a CDS encoding DUF7079 family protein, with protein sequence MAFVEAEIGRREPVWAALSELWLDTELAEDDLRRIAEAMRRSGYSVGELREIYLFEVAPVVFPNLLSIAGEWACFDREWLYDEAARRARRRTPILRMLVRLGIGRRAMTFATERHWHRLVELMVPASATGP
- a CDS encoding tautomerase family protein yields the protein MPVVNVRITRDGVTAEQKRQVVAEITQTLRRVLGKRPEHTHVIIEEVDPENWGFAGMLTTEYRSRDARTTGEQSTDEGRGPGPSGAP
- a CDS encoding ankyrin repeat domain-containing protein; amino-acid sequence: MNDTPLHRAETAEEAERLIDGGCRVDRPGWMGATPLFRAAERGLTEVARALIRRGANVNAGRPDRPTALHYAANAEVAGVLTDAGAEVEALDGIGRSPLHWAAQFGRPDVAELLIRSGSEVNRPAADGMTPLHWAAQEGRAEVVRLLLREGAEADRQDGRGRTPLHRAAWRGQAEVVEVLLDAGADAGIRNKGGQTPRHEAESNGHEATAKRLEAAQGKSVRAEKVLTEPPARRSLALTKVRTHPLRPEAVTVADQAALHRWGLGEPPGVVTGLQAHHPWFTDMAVDPQGDVFAVTTPGQAIELRRWDDLRVVAQVACPTEGRSGWQALDFSPDGRWLAVAGSYELVRLIDRATGEVVATEEAGEGTCCVRFDPSSRLLATACSFQGGGHVRIDRIEGGRLVPVAELDRSDHRTPGKRFVDTLAHLAFSPDGGSLALFETSAIYPDARPMGWRGDVVVYEAGTWAQRWAASVDAEATGDGRNLAQAGHELGFLTEVLFVDDETLACGATGGHVLFYRVADGKLLRRVRVHPEAPVVSLALEPSGRAVWAALGVGGGTLARVPL
- a CDS encoding CbrC family protein translates to MEASRGVTHGVPGLRTDQFEVVPIDPDEDWYGIRVPTEHLWELLRTPGFHSWQGERWLFCCRQPMTYLGGWCNAVESLRPDDPSAFYEFHFDPDDEARGWGHEGFESGSPSLYVYRCRSCGRCRATWDCD